In one Staphylococcus lutrae genomic region, the following are encoded:
- a CDS encoding bifunctional 3-deoxy-7-phosphoheptulonate synthase/chorismate mutase, giving the protein MVSNLELYRKQIEDINDQILDLLSKRGELAQKIGEEKRKQSTVIYDPQREKEMLNTLIDKNKGPFNDNVIKQLFKEIFKASTDLQKSDNEKHLYVSRKLKPEDTIVQFDNGGIIGEGQKTFVFGPCSVESYEQIDAVARDLKAKGEKFIRGGAFKPRTSPYDFQGLGGEGLKILKQIKDQYDLNVVSEIVHPNDFELADQYLDVFQIGARNMQNFELLKEAGRTRKPILLKRGLSATIEEFVYAAEYIASEGNQNIILCERGIRTYEKATRNTLDISAVPILKQGTHLPVMVDVTHSTGRKDIMLPAAKAALAVGADGVMAEVHPEPAVALSDSGQQMDLNEFDTFYNELKPLSEMYNQKQLK; this is encoded by the coding sequence ATGGTAAGTAATTTAGAATTATACAGAAAACAAATTGAAGATATTAATGATCAAATTTTAGATTTATTATCAAAACGGGGAGAGTTAGCTCAAAAAATCGGTGAGGAAAAACGTAAACAAAGTACGGTGATTTATGACCCTCAACGAGAAAAAGAAATGCTAAACACACTTATCGATAAAAATAAAGGTCCGTTTAATGATAATGTCATCAAACAATTGTTCAAAGAGATTTTCAAAGCATCCACAGACTTACAAAAATCAGATAACGAAAAACATTTATATGTCTCACGTAAATTAAAACCAGAAGATACCATTGTTCAATTTGATAATGGGGGGATCATTGGTGAAGGTCAAAAAACATTTGTCTTCGGCCCATGCTCAGTAGAATCATATGAACAAATCGACGCTGTTGCGCGAGATTTAAAAGCGAAAGGTGAAAAATTCATTCGTGGGGGTGCATTTAAACCACGCACATCGCCTTATGATTTCCAAGGTCTCGGTGGAGAAGGTTTAAAAATATTAAAGCAAATTAAAGATCAATATGATTTGAATGTGGTGAGTGAAATTGTTCATCCAAATGACTTCGAACTGGCTGATCAATATTTAGATGTCTTCCAGATTGGTGCACGTAATATGCAGAACTTTGAATTGCTGAAAGAGGCGGGGCGCACACGTAAACCGATTTTACTAAAACGGGGCCTTTCTGCTACAATTGAAGAATTTGTATATGCAGCAGAATACATTGCTTCTGAAGGGAATCAAAATATCATTTTATGTGAGCGCGGTATTCGGACTTATGAAAAAGCCACACGTAACACACTTGATATTTCCGCAGTCCCTATTTTAAAACAAGGGACGCACTTACCTGTGATGGTCGATGTGACACATAGTACAGGTCGCAAAGATATCATGTTACCAGCGGCGAAAGCGGCATTGGCTGTCGGTGCAGATGGTGTAATGGCAGAAGTGCATCCAGAGCCTGCTGTGGCGTTAAGTGACAGTGGTCAGCAAATGGATTTAAATGAATTTGATACGTTCTATAATGAACTTAAGCCACTTTCAGAAATGTATAACCAAAAACAATTGAAGTAG
- a CDS encoding DUF948 domain-containing protein, with product MEWILPIAGIIAAIAFLILCIGIVVVLVSVKKNLDHVAKTLDGVEGQIQGITRESTDLLHKANRLTEDVQDKINRLNSVVDAVKGIGDSVQTLNGSVDRVTHSITHNISQNEDKISQVVQWSNVAMEIADKWQNRQKRRGSAAYKTNNVTEDVKK from the coding sequence ATGGAATGGATTTTACCAATCGCGGGGATCATCGCAGCAATTGCTTTTCTTATTTTATGTATTGGAATTGTTGTTGTATTGGTTTCAGTTAAAAAGAACTTGGATCATGTAGCCAAAACACTGGATGGTGTAGAAGGACAGATTCAAGGAATTACGCGTGAATCAACTGACTTGCTACACAAAGCAAATCGATTAACTGAAGATGTACAAGACAAAATTAATCGTTTGAATTCAGTTGTTGATGCGGTAAAAGGCATTGGCGATTCAGTACAAACGTTAAATGGTTCTGTTGATCGAGTGACACACTCAATCACACATAACATTTCGCAAAATGAAGATAAAATCTCTCAAGTTGTTCAATGGTCAAACGTTGCAATGGAAATTGCTGACAAGTGGCAAAACAGACAAAAACGTCGCGGTAGTGCAGCGTACAAAACAAACAATGTGACTGAGGACGTAAAAAAATAA
- the murC gene encoding UDP-N-acetylmuramate--L-alanine ligase, translated as MTRYHFVGIKGAGMSSLAQIIYDLGYEVQGSDIEQYVFTEIALKNKGITILPFSASNITEGLTIIQGNAFNDTHEEIARAKELGLKVLRYHDFLSEVINAYTSVAVTGAHGKTSTTGLLSHVMNGDKKTSFLIGDGTGMGLPQSEYFAFEACEYRRHFLSYAPDYAIITNIDFDHPDYFKDIDDVINAFQGMARNVKKAIIAWGDDPYVRNIDVDIPVYYYGFDDSMDVYAQNVEVTDKGTAFDVYINGEFYQHFISPQYGDHNILNALAVLTVSYLEKLDVENIKEALITFGGVKRRFNEEFVQNQVLVDDYAHHPREISATIETARKKYPNKEVVAIFQPHTFSRTKAFLQEFATVLNLADQTYLCDIFGSIRENQGELTVKDLLSLIDGAHLIDETTVAQLQKHDDAVLLFMGAGDIQKILKAYMADIGAKALF; from the coding sequence ATGACACGATACCATTTTGTTGGTATTAAAGGTGCTGGCATGAGCTCATTAGCACAAATTATTTATGATTTAGGTTATGAAGTACAAGGTTCAGATATTGAGCAATATGTTTTTACTGAAATCGCGTTAAAAAATAAAGGGATAACGATTTTGCCATTTAGTGCGAGTAATATTACAGAGGGACTCACGATTATTCAAGGGAATGCCTTTAATGATACGCATGAAGAAATTGCGCGTGCGAAAGAACTCGGTTTGAAAGTGCTGCGTTACCATGACTTTTTAAGTGAAGTCATCAATGCCTATACATCCGTTGCAGTCACTGGTGCACACGGCAAAACATCAACTACGGGTTTACTTTCACATGTTATGAATGGGGATAAAAAAACATCATTTTTAATTGGTGATGGAACAGGGATGGGGCTACCACAAAGTGAGTATTTTGCATTCGAAGCTTGTGAATATCGTCGGCACTTTTTAAGTTATGCACCAGACTATGCCATCATTACGAATATTGATTTTGACCATCCTGACTATTTTAAAGATATTGATGATGTCATTAATGCGTTTCAAGGTATGGCCAGAAACGTAAAAAAAGCGATTATTGCTTGGGGTGATGATCCGTATGTAAGAAATATTGACGTGGATATTCCAGTGTATTACTATGGATTTGACGATTCGATGGACGTCTATGCTCAAAATGTTGAAGTGACCGATAAAGGTACAGCATTTGATGTTTATATTAATGGTGAATTTTATCAACATTTTATTTCTCCCCAATATGGAGATCACAATATTTTAAATGCATTAGCAGTTTTAACTGTGAGCTATTTAGAAAAATTGGATGTTGAAAATATTAAAGAAGCATTAATCACTTTCGGTGGGGTGAAACGTCGATTTAATGAAGAATTTGTGCAAAATCAAGTATTAGTTGACGATTATGCACACCATCCAAGGGAAATTAGTGCTACAATTGAAACAGCTAGAAAAAAATATCCGAATAAAGAAGTTGTCGCGATTTTTCAACCGCATACTTTTTCAAGAACGAAAGCATTTTTACAAGAATTTGCAACGGTGTTAAACCTTGCTGATCAAACGTATCTTTGTGACATATTTGGTTCAATTCGTGAAAATCAAGGTGAACTTACTGTTAAGGATTTACTATCACTCATTGATGGTGCGCATTTGATTGATGAAACAACGGTCGCTCAATTGCAAAAACATGATGATGCTGTCTTGCTATTTATGGGTGCTGGAGATATCCAAAAAATCCTTAAAGCCTATATGGCAGACATCGGTGCAAAAGCACTTTTCTAA
- a CDS encoding DNA translocase FtsK, producing the protein MNWFDQLFGEDDKDQSSQRSKRRKKKRHDHTMDDTGFVQQSPDVYQRPRGKFRFPIDMHDEVTTEDHQVNASHMGRTHNKMQDIRATHVVERQQRRHRGVQQAHYHANQSGERSESQSYISHEGTSTSKRHTQGKRQWETASQPNYHQKPFKASEVPSAIFGTQPPKQLDSNRFNSTQGARKTTAHSVSNESDVRSSESQMDAVPKDEKRVSGKSKNPTRRRNTINLENFYASQIVEEIRREREKKLMKKKNFKEALKKKRESQAYQQQPDIQKAIDDMYSAQARQLLGETYAKDTNDTIEDEPTTHDSETPVVSQSDTQETEPNFEYEEIDLTQVEMANDDDAQNRTAQSTDEEVTQPVVLHTDHPADTDDVEYTEHDYNSEMREDQVESLNDNDTAVDMAPSVESERLQDDEEVNQAQRVEITNDMRANQEGKDEEANDSEVVVDARDTSEPTTRQTSENVPQLEPELKPVLDKKSTDKQSTLSTQQSTHTKRNEGSNIQQTPQQRQQIPIRKGSKPFNVVMTPSDKKRMMARQQQRNSANQMKEREAPKHFDTVQNLAEHTAQQGQPITGVATKSEPLSTNKETTMIRRGPNIKLPSIDLLDAPEQREQDEAWIASKKDELNKAFYYFNVPAEVVNVVEGPSVTRFELSVERGVKVSRITALQDDIKMALAAKDIRIEAPIPGTSLVGIEVPNPTTTKVNIRSIIDSVAFKQAESKLTVAMGNRINNEPLLMDIAKTPHALIAGATGSGKSVSINSILLSLLYRNHPEELRLLLIDPKMVELAPYNGLPHLVAPVITDVKAATQSLKWAVDEMERRFKLFAHHHVRNISAFNNKVSYDQRIPKIVIVIDELADLMMMAPQDVEQSIARLAQKARACGIHMLVATQRPSVNVITGLIKANIPTRIAFMVSSSVDSRTILDSGGAERLLGYGDMLYLGSGMNKPIRVQGTFVSDEEIDQVVDFIRSQREPEYLFQEKELLEKTETPAKDELFDDVCAFMVREQSISTSLIQRHFQIGYNRAARIIDQLEQLGFISGANGSKPRDVFLSESDLDEL; encoded by the coding sequence ATGAACTGGTTTGATCAGTTATTTGGCGAAGATGATAAAGATCAATCGTCACAACGTTCAAAACGTAGAAAAAAGAAACGACATGATCATACAATGGACGATACGGGTTTTGTTCAACAAAGTCCGGATGTTTATCAACGACCTCGTGGGAAATTCCGTTTTCCCATTGATATGCATGATGAAGTGACGACTGAGGATCATCAAGTCAACGCTTCGCATATGGGCAGAACGCATAATAAGATGCAAGATATACGTGCTACTCATGTTGTGGAGCGCCAACAAAGAAGACATCGAGGTGTACAACAAGCACATTATCATGCGAATCAAAGTGGAGAACGTTCTGAAAGTCAGTCATACATAAGTCATGAGGGGACTTCAACGTCAAAACGCCACACACAAGGCAAGCGGCAATGGGAGACGGCGTCACAACCGAATTATCATCAAAAACCATTTAAAGCGAGTGAAGTGCCTTCTGCTATATTTGGGACGCAACCACCGAAGCAGCTCGATTCAAACCGCTTTAATTCGACTCAAGGCGCCCGCAAAACAACAGCACATTCAGTGTCAAATGAAAGTGACGTCCGTTCAAGTGAATCACAAATGGATGCTGTGCCAAAAGATGAGAAGCGAGTAAGTGGTAAATCGAAAAATCCGACACGTCGTCGTAATACCATTAATCTTGAAAACTTTTATGCCTCACAAATTGTTGAAGAAATACGTCGTGAGCGTGAAAAGAAATTAATGAAAAAGAAAAATTTCAAGGAAGCGTTGAAAAAGAAAAGAGAATCACAAGCGTATCAACAGCAACCAGATATTCAAAAAGCAATTGACGATATGTATTCAGCTCAGGCGCGTCAACTGTTGGGAGAGACGTACGCGAAAGACACAAACGATACGATAGAAGACGAGCCGACGACACATGACTCAGAAACACCAGTAGTGTCACAAAGCGATACACAAGAAACAGAGCCAAACTTTGAATACGAAGAAATAGATTTAACACAGGTGGAGATGGCGAACGACGATGATGCGCAAAATCGTACAGCGCAGTCAACGGATGAGGAAGTTACACAACCTGTAGTGCTTCACACGGACCACCCAGCTGATACAGACGACGTTGAATATACTGAACATGATTACAATTCAGAGATGCGTGAGGATCAAGTTGAATCATTGAACGACAATGACACGGCTGTTGATATGGCCCCTTCTGTTGAATCTGAGCGTTTACAAGATGATGAGGAAGTGAATCAAGCTCAACGTGTGGAAATAACGAACGACATGCGGGCAAATCAAGAGGGTAAAGATGAAGAAGCAAACGATTCAGAGGTAGTTGTTGATGCTCGAGATACCTCTGAGCCAACCACACGCCAAACATCTGAAAATGTACCACAGTTGGAGCCAGAATTAAAACCAGTATTAGATAAGAAATCAACAGATAAGCAGTCAACGCTATCAACACAGCAATCGACTCATACAAAGAGAAATGAAGGCTCAAACATCCAACAAACGCCACAACAACGTCAACAGATACCTATTCGTAAAGGGAGTAAGCCTTTCAATGTGGTGATGACACCTTCAGATAAAAAAAGAATGATGGCACGCCAACAGCAGCGTAACAGTGCGAATCAAATGAAAGAGAGAGAAGCACCGAAACATTTCGATACAGTTCAAAATTTAGCTGAGCATACGGCACAACAAGGTCAACCTATTACTGGGGTAGCGACCAAGAGCGAGCCGTTATCAACGAATAAAGAAACGACGATGATTCGTCGCGGACCGAACATCAAACTGCCGAGTATTGATTTGTTAGATGCACCGGAACAACGTGAACAAGATGAGGCTTGGATTGCGAGTAAAAAAGATGAATTGAATAAAGCGTTTTATTATTTTAACGTTCCAGCTGAAGTGGTGAACGTTGTTGAAGGACCGAGTGTAACGCGGTTTGAATTATCGGTGGAACGAGGCGTGAAAGTTTCTCGAATTACTGCATTACAAGATGATATCAAAATGGCATTAGCAGCTAAAGATATTCGTATCGAAGCGCCTATACCTGGAACGAGTTTAGTCGGTATTGAAGTGCCGAATCCAACAACGACAAAAGTGAACATTCGCTCCATCATTGATTCTGTTGCGTTTAAACAAGCTGAGTCAAAACTGACGGTGGCGATGGGTAACCGTATTAATAATGAGCCTTTGTTGATGGATATTGCTAAAACACCTCATGCACTCATCGCTGGGGCGACAGGTTCTGGTAAATCTGTCTCAATTAACAGTATTTTACTGTCATTGTTATACCGTAATCATCCGGAAGAGTTAAGACTATTATTAATCGACCCGAAAATGGTGGAACTTGCGCCTTATAATGGTTTGCCACATCTTGTTGCCCCTGTTATCACGGATGTCAAGGCCGCAACGCAAAGTTTAAAATGGGCTGTGGATGAAATGGAGCGACGATTCAAATTGTTTGCGCATCACCATGTTCGAAATATTTCAGCATTTAATAACAAAGTCAGCTATGATCAACGCATTCCTAAAATCGTTATTGTTATTGATGAGCTCGCAGATTTGATGATGATGGCACCTCAAGATGTTGAACAGTCCATTGCACGTTTAGCTCAAAAGGCACGTGCTTGTGGGATACACATGCTCGTAGCGACGCAACGTCCATCGGTGAATGTCATTACAGGTTTAATTAAAGCAAATATCCCAACACGCATTGCATTTATGGTATCATCTAGTGTGGACTCTAGAACGATATTAGATAGTGGCGGTGCGGAACGTCTTCTTGGATATGGTGACATGCTTTATTTAGGCAGTGGGATGAATAAACCGATTAGAGTACAAGGGACGTTTGTATCGGATGAAGAGATTGATCAAGTTGTTGACTTCATTCGATCTCAACGTGAACCAGAATATTTATTCCAAGAAAAAGAATTATTGGAAAAAACGGAGACACCAGCGAAAGATGAACTGTTTGATGATGTTTGTGCCTTTATGGTGAGGGAGCAAAGTATATCAACATCATTGATTCAGCGTCATTTTCAAATCGGCTATAATCGTGCTGCACGAATCATTGATCAGCTCGAACAGTTAGGGTTTATTTCAGGTGCCAATGGTTCTAAACCGAGAGATGTCTTTCTCAGTGAGTCGGATTTAGATGAGCTTTAG
- the ytpR gene encoding YtpR family tRNA-binding protein: MNLFFNPTGVGNVAFLQLKQAEAPFDYERYGDVVVIKSQGQIIGFNLFNVTDYFNIEGNGHIKLTEPLLSSIQQMIHQAGVDFQIEADLSPKFVVGYVQSKVKHPNADKLSIVQVDVGSEILQIVCGAPNIDQGQKVVVAKVGAVMPSGMIIKDAELRGVASSGMVCSMKELNLPNAPQEKGIMVLDEDYQVGQPFFDE; this comes from the coding sequence ATGAATTTATTTTTTAATCCAACAGGTGTCGGTAATGTTGCATTTTTACAACTTAAACAAGCAGAAGCCCCATTTGATTATGAACGTTATGGGGATGTTGTTGTGATCAAAAGCCAAGGTCAAATCATTGGCTTTAACTTATTTAACGTCACTGATTATTTTAATATTGAAGGGAACGGTCATATAAAGTTAACGGAACCTTTATTATCAAGTATTCAACAGATGATTCATCAAGCAGGTGTAGATTTCCAAATTGAAGCGGATTTATCACCAAAATTTGTAGTTGGATACGTACAATCAAAAGTGAAACATCCAAATGCAGACAAACTCAGTATTGTTCAAGTGGATGTAGGTTCAGAAATATTACAGATTGTTTGTGGTGCACCGAACATCGACCAAGGGCAAAAGGTTGTGGTGGCAAAAGTGGGTGCTGTCATGCCGAGTGGTATGATAATAAAGGATGCAGAACTAAGAGGTGTGGCTTCAAGTGGTATGGTTTGTTCTATGAAGGAGTTGAATTTACCAAATGCCCCTCAAGAGAAAGGCATCATGGTATTGGATGAGGATTATCAAGTCGGTCAACCATTTTTTGACGAATAA
- a CDS encoding DUF1444 domain-containing protein: MNVFEMRDLIKSRLTDLDVGYQFNRDEESLRIYRQDNHKGMTIKLAPVVAKYNEGQESRVDEIIYYVRETIHQMKDEAYESLDEIRIMPVIRATSFNQKSAEGFELVTEPHTAETRVYYALDLGKSYRLIDTSLMASLKLTQQQMKEMAMFNIRKLDNSYTVDEVKGNIFYFINKNDGYDASRIMNAKLLSEFEARCKGEMLVAVPHQDVLLIADIRNKTGYDVMAHMTMSFFAQGLVPITSLSFAYEDGHFEPIFILGKNNKAKSPSNPNVVHHLRATKDINEEKEE; this comes from the coding sequence ATGAATGTCTTCGAAATGAGAGACTTAATTAAATCACGATTAACAGACTTAGATGTGGGTTACCAATTTAATCGAGATGAGGAATCTTTGAGAATTTATCGGCAGGACAATCATAAAGGCATGACGATTAAACTAGCGCCTGTTGTTGCCAAATACAACGAAGGACAGGAAAGTAGAGTCGACGAAATCATCTATTATGTAAGAGAAACCATTCACCAAATGAAAGACGAAGCTTATGAAAGTTTGGATGAAATCCGGATTATGCCTGTGATTCGTGCAACGAGTTTTAATCAAAAATCGGCTGAGGGATTTGAATTGGTTACAGAACCACATACTGCTGAAACGCGTGTATACTATGCACTTGATTTAGGAAAGTCTTATCGTTTAATAGACACATCGTTAATGGCATCGCTCAAACTGACACAACAGCAAATGAAAGAAATGGCGATGTTTAATATTAGAAAACTTGATAATTCATATACAGTTGATGAGGTTAAAGGAAATATTTTTTATTTTATCAATAAAAATGATGGCTATGATGCCAGTCGAATTATGAACGCAAAGCTGCTCAGTGAATTTGAAGCACGCTGTAAAGGTGAAATGCTTGTCGCAGTTCCTCACCAAGATGTATTGCTGATCGCTGATATTCGAAATAAAACGGGATATGATGTAATGGCACATATGACAATGTCATTTTTTGCACAAGGGCTTGTTCCGATTACATCATTGTCTTTTGCGTATGAAGACGGTCATTTTGAACCTATTTTTATTTTAGGGAAAAATAATAAAGCGAAATCACCATCAAACCCGAATGTGGTCCATCATTTAAGGGCAACTAAAGATATAAACGAAGAGAAAGAGGAGTAA
- a CDS encoding thioredoxin family protein codes for MIQLESEQQFNTLTQQQTVFLFSANWCVDCRVIEPGLPELEAKYSKFNFVKVDRDAFLDLAIEHDIMGIPSFLVFQNGEQVGAYIGKERKTIEQIDQFLSQF; via the coding sequence ATGATTCAGTTAGAAAGTGAGCAACAATTTAATACATTGACTCAGCAACAAACCGTGTTCTTATTTAGTGCGAACTGGTGTGTGGATTGTCGGGTGATTGAACCAGGTTTGCCAGAGTTGGAAGCAAAATACTCAAAATTTAATTTTGTTAAAGTGGATCGTGATGCATTTCTTGATTTAGCCATTGAACATGATATTATGGGCATTCCGAGCTTCCTTGTTTTTCAAAATGGTGAGCAAGTCGGCGCTTATATCGGGAAAGAAAGAAAAACAATTGAACAAATCGATCAATTTTTGAGTCAATTTTAA
- a CDS encoding MBL fold metallo-hydrolase has protein sequence MQLGEFKIDALDGGYVQMDGGAIFGVVPKPLWQRQYPVNANNQVPLVTHPLLVRSKDCHILIDTGIGNGRLTDKQLNNYGVYNESNIDDALAQFNLTREDIDLVLMTHMHFDHATGLVDQNGEAQFPNAWHYIQQDEWHEFVAPNLRSRATYWPTNRGSYEEKLILFEDEIEPYPGIKMKHTGGHSFGHVIIELESQNEKAVHMADILITAAHRNPLWVSAYDDYPMQSIREKERRLRYYAAQQYWFLFYHDVQNLAVKLSPDLKTIEQQVPRSPE, from the coding sequence ATGCAATTAGGTGAATTTAAAATTGATGCCCTGGATGGAGGCTATGTGCAAATGGATGGTGGTGCTATATTTGGCGTGGTCCCTAAGCCATTATGGCAACGACAGTACCCGGTGAATGCGAATAATCAGGTTCCATTAGTGACCCATCCTCTACTTGTTCGATCAAAAGATTGCCATATTCTTATTGATACAGGGATTGGAAATGGAAGATTAACTGATAAGCAATTAAATAATTACGGTGTATATAATGAGTCCAATATTGATGACGCATTAGCACAGTTTAATTTGACACGAGAAGATATTGATTTGGTATTAATGACACATATGCACTTTGACCATGCGACGGGTTTAGTGGATCAGAACGGAGAAGCACAATTTCCTAATGCTTGGCACTATATTCAACAAGATGAGTGGCATGAATTTGTTGCACCGAATTTACGGAGTCGAGCGACGTACTGGCCAACCAATAGAGGTTCTTATGAAGAAAAGTTGATTTTATTTGAGGATGAGATTGAACCCTATCCTGGAATTAAGATGAAACATACCGGTGGGCATAGTTTTGGTCATGTCATCATTGAATTAGAAAGTCAAAATGAAAAAGCCGTACATATGGCAGATATTTTGATTACCGCGGCACATCGTAATCCATTGTGGGTTTCGGCATACGATGATTATCCAATGCAGTCTATTCGAGAAAAAGAGAGACGCCTACGCTATTATGCAGCGCAACAATACTGGTTTTTATTTTATCATGATGTTCAAAATTTAGCGGTAAAGTTAAGTCCCGATTTAAAAACGATAGAACAACAAGTGCCACGTTCTCCTGAATGA
- the trmB gene encoding tRNA (guanosine(46)-N7)-methyltransferase TrmB: MRMRNKPWAESYLAEHDHLVDLDGAHAYQVKAWFGNEQPIHIEVGSGMGKFITTLALQNPDINYVAIERDKNVMIRVLDKVRESNLTNIKLLCNDAVTLTDYFCDGEVARIYLNFSDPWPKKRHAKRRLTYHTFLALYQQILDPMGAIHFKTDNRGLFAYSLESMSQYGMYFTKINLNLHEEDDGDNIPTEYEHKFAEKGSRIYRMEARFHSQHTNTDPSSD; this comes from the coding sequence ATGAGAATGCGAAATAAACCATGGGCGGAGTCTTATTTAGCCGAGCATGACCATTTAGTTGATTTAGATGGTGCCCATGCCTATCAGGTGAAAGCATGGTTTGGAAATGAGCAACCTATCCACATTGAAGTCGGTTCTGGGATGGGGAAGTTCATTACAACGTTGGCACTACAAAATCCAGATATTAATTATGTTGCAATTGAACGTGATAAAAATGTAATGATTCGTGTGTTGGATAAAGTACGAGAGTCAAACTTAACCAACATTAAATTGTTATGCAATGATGCAGTCACACTTACAGACTATTTTTGCGATGGAGAAGTGGCACGAATTTACTTAAACTTTTCTGATCCTTGGCCTAAAAAACGACATGCCAAGCGTCGTTTAACGTACCATACATTTTTGGCACTGTATCAACAAATTTTAGATCCAATGGGTGCCATCCATTTTAAAACAGATAACCGTGGTTTGTTTGCCTATAGCCTTGAGAGTATGTCGCAATATGGGATGTATTTTACAAAAATTAATCTAAATCTCCATGAGGAAGACGATGGCGATAATATTCCCACGGAGTACGAACATAAATTTGCTGAGAAAGGGTCTCGAATTTATCGTATGGAGGCCAGATTTCATTCACAGCATACAAATACAGATCCATCATCCGATTGA
- a CDS encoding phosphotransferase family protein, producing the protein MEQFYQLGWTLDSAGGASGQAYMAEQDGQKLFLKRNTNPFIAALSAEGIVPKLVWTKRIETGEVVTAQHWKNGRELKALEMAQERVAHLLKKIHQSKPLLTMLKRMEMTPITPEIMLHKINASLSREVLTHHIVRKALTYLEDHMPEFDSRFYTVVHGDVDHNNWLLSDKDELFLVDWEGAMIADPAIDIGMLLYNYVPEQQWSNWFETYGVKETMNLKRRMKWYTVIQSIGMIQWNEEHKRYKDMNTWLKFLNAVMNSNVFL; encoded by the coding sequence GTGGAGCAGTTTTATCAGTTAGGATGGACGCTTGATTCTGCTGGCGGGGCATCAGGTCAAGCTTATATGGCTGAACAAGATGGGCAAAAGCTATTTTTAAAACGGAATACGAATCCTTTTATTGCTGCATTATCAGCAGAAGGTATCGTGCCTAAATTAGTGTGGACCAAACGAATTGAGACAGGTGAAGTCGTCACTGCCCAACATTGGAAAAATGGTCGTGAATTAAAAGCACTAGAAATGGCTCAAGAACGTGTCGCACATCTGCTTAAAAAGATTCACCAGTCAAAGCCGTTACTAACGATGTTGAAGCGAATGGAAATGACGCCTATTACGCCTGAAATCATGTTGCATAAAATCAACGCCTCGTTATCTCGTGAAGTGTTGACGCATCATATTGTAAGGAAAGCTTTAACGTACTTGGAAGATCACATGCCAGAATTTGATTCACGTTTTTATACGGTCGTCCACGGGGATGTGGATCATAATAATTGGTTGTTATCAGATAAAGATGAACTTTTTCTTGTGGATTGGGAAGGGGCCATGATTGCGGATCCAGCAATAGATATTGGTATGCTGCTCTATAACTACGTTCCTGAACAACAATGGTCGAATTGGTTTGAAACATACGGCGTTAAGGAAACGATGAATTTAAAAAGACGTATGAAATGGTATACGGTGATTCAATCTATTGGTATGATTCAATGGAATGAAGAACATAAGCGTTATAAAGACATGAATACATGGCTTAAGTTTTTGAATGCAGTCATGAACAGTAATGTTTTTCTTTAA